One genomic segment of bacterium includes these proteins:
- a CDS encoding FAD-dependent oxidoreductase, translated as MMETGRKKLIVLGAGQAGLALAMKWLQRSSLQADVVVLEKADQVGGLAASFEHEGLIFDYGSHRLHPSTSPEILTELQNLLAGDLLDQTRYGRIRLFDRFVQFPLKPLELVRKLPPAFVAGFLRDSLVKPFISRGTPVSFADVLKNGLGKTFCASFYFPYAEKLWGLPPEQIAAVQAQRRVAANSFWKMAAKVLYRMPGLKRPGAGRFFYPAGGFGQISRVLAQEVQRLGGSLATRVQIDRMEQRADQGWTLFLHNGETVEADYVFSTIPLTVLTRLIHPVAPATVMQAVEALRFRAMVLHYVILETDQFTPFDAHYFPQKDLIFSRLSEAKNYRRAVEPRGRTGLCLEIPCNPDSPVWNQTDAEITAYVLADLHKAGLPVRCRVISSFSKRLAYVYPVYDLAFSDHLQTLEDHLSRFPRLIRLGRQGLFVHDNTHHTIEMAYKASECLDDDGRWSGEQWQRHLTSFAQNVVED; from the coding sequence ATGATGGAGACCGGCAGGAAAAAACTGATTGTGCTCGGCGCAGGTCAGGCGGGATTGGCTCTGGCCATGAAATGGCTGCAGCGTTCATCCCTGCAAGCGGATGTGGTGGTGCTGGAAAAAGCCGATCAGGTGGGCGGCTTGGCCGCCAGCTTTGAGCACGAGGGGCTGATCTTTGATTACGGCAGCCATCGTCTGCATCCGTCCACCTCTCCTGAGATTCTGACGGAACTGCAAAACCTGCTGGCCGGGGATCTGCTGGATCAGACGAGGTATGGCCGCATTCGCCTGTTTGACCGTTTTGTGCAGTTTCCGCTCAAACCCCTGGAGCTGGTGCGCAAACTGCCGCCTGCTTTTGTTGCCGGCTTTTTACGCGATAGCCTGGTCAAGCCTTTCATCAGCAGAGGAACACCGGTCTCTTTCGCAGACGTGCTGAAGAACGGGCTGGGCAAAACCTTTTGTGCATCGTTTTATTTCCCCTATGCGGAAAAATTGTGGGGATTGCCGCCGGAACAAATCGCCGCCGTGCAGGCACAGCGCCGTGTGGCAGCCAACAGCTTTTGGAAAATGGCGGCTAAGGTCCTGTACAGGATGCCTGGCTTGAAGCGGCCGGGCGCCGGGCGTTTCTTCTATCCGGCCGGGGGATTCGGCCAGATCAGCCGGGTACTGGCGCAAGAGGTGCAACGATTGGGTGGATCGCTAGCCACACGCGTGCAAATCGATCGCATGGAACAGCGGGCGGATCAAGGTTGGACTCTGTTTCTGCACAACGGAGAGACCGTGGAGGCGGATTATGTGTTTTCCACGATTCCGTTGACGGTTCTGACCCGGTTGATCCACCCGGTTGCGCCGGCCACGGTGATGCAGGCTGTGGAAGCGCTGCGCTTTCGCGCGATGGTGTTGCACTATGTGATTTTAGAGACCGATCAGTTCACTCCGTTCGACGCGCACTATTTCCCGCAAAAGGACTTGATCTTTTCTCGGCTGTCAGAAGCGAAAAACTATCGCCGCGCGGTCGAGCCGCGCGGCCGTACCGGTCTCTGCCTCGAGATCCCTTGTAATCCGGACAGCCCGGTCTGGAACCAAACAGATGCCGAGATCACGGCGTACGTGCTGGCCGATCTGCACAAAGCCGGCCTGCCGGTTCGCTGCCGCGTGATCAGTAGTTTTTCCAAGCGGCTAGCGTATGTGTATCCAGTGTACGATTTGGCTTTTTCCGATCATCTGCAAACGCTCGAAGACCATCTGTCCCGTTTTCCCCGGCTGATCCGTCTGGGCCGCCAGGGATTGTTCGTACACGACAACACCCATCATACCATCGAGATGGCCTACAAAGCCTCCGAGTGCCTTGACGACGACGGCCGCTGGTCCGGCGAGCAGTGGCAGCGCCATCTGACATCGTTCGCGCAGAATGTGGTTGAAGATTAA